Sequence from the Verrucomicrobiota bacterium JB022 genome:
TGATTGATGGAGCCGGGCTGCGGTTCGGCATCGTCGCCGCGCGCTTCAACCAGCGCCATGTCGACGACCTGCTCGTCCAGGCCCTGGACGCCCTCGACCGTGCCGGCGTCGCCGCCGAAGACATCGAGACGGTGCGTGTGCCCGGTTCGCAAGAAGTGCCCTACGCTGCCGCCATGCTGGCCAAGACCTACGAGTTTGACTGCATCATCGCGCTCGGCATCGTCATCGCCGGCGGCACCAGCCACCACGAGATCATCGCCGAGTGCACCGCGCAGGCCCTCCAGCGCGTGGCCA
This genomic interval carries:
- the ribH gene encoding 6,7-dimethyl-8-ribityllumazine synthase, whose product is MSEDFPNAALIDGAGLRFGIVAARFNQRHVDDLLVQALDALDRAGVAAEDIETVRVPGSQEVPYAAAMLAKTYEFDCIIALGIVIAGGTSHHEIIAECTAQALQRVAIDTEIPVINGIVTVNNEAQAVERSAGPTGRGRAFGEAALQMADVKRRLVGRLDEIDAIRAAEAAQWGAGDEEPPSPEDPWKL